The sequence below is a genomic window from Bos javanicus breed banteng chromosome 5, ARS-OSU_banteng_1.0, whole genome shotgun sequence.
TACTCCTATTGATTAGGCATATCACTTAAAGAGGCAATTAAAAGAATTGTATGTACAAGCTATTATCTCAGAATAGTCACAAATATGAGAACGTTATAACACCCCTTAGCTACTGATTATCAAAAGATCAGCTTAATATCaagcttttatttaaatatacaactGACCACAGTAAATGTGGTCATCTTTGGTATCcaacaatatttattttgtcagctacaaattggcacttgccatgagtgcttgccatctgcctctacaagggTTAAATCATGTGCTGTGCAGCTGCTGATGTTCAACACCGCCTGAAGGAGTTCCGTGTGGAGAGCAGGAGTGAGGCActttgtgctctgggaaaactggcaggacaggccttcagatagttaaaCAGCcacaggagctgattttatgagcccaattcttgtatctcctcatatcaacaaaaacactaaaattcTTCATGGTGACGATTGTTTCTCATAACTAGCAGACTTTTCATGAGACGAGCAGAAACTTTCTACAAAAAGAAATGTGCTTGAATACATGTACTCCCTTTTTGccaaatcacatatatactgtccTTCCCCTATACCTCTTTAGATCTGTTTCTCACAGATATCTGAGGTCTGTCTCCCAGATTGCAATCCTCATATTGCCCCAATAAaatttaacttgcaactctcacattgtgtattatttttataatttcttcaggcattttaaaagaattattatgATACATATGTTAATTTTAGAGTTCCCCAAAAAGTGGAGGCTATTTCATAGTTTTCCTTAATAGCTTTCATAGTTTGCTTCACTATAATAGTCTTTGAGTTGATAAATTATACAGCACAGAAAATGTTAAACTCACTAATGAGAAAAGTTATTTGATTTCTCAAGAAAGTGTAATTACACCATTCTTTTAAGTTGTACTGTTTTTCATGTAGTTACTAAATTGGCCACAGTATGAAAAGGAGAGTATATGCAATGTTCTAATGAGACTATCAGATTATGTTAATTGTCCTTGTGTGGTAATAAAAATAAGGTTAAACATGATACAATATTTACTCAGTTACTGAAAAGAGTAATTCTGGTGaaagcacaaaatgctattctcTCTTGCATTTTGAAATTTCACCAGAAGAAAACTGCATGAGAGAAGGTTTGTATTCTGAGTGGAAAAAAATGTGTACGTATGTACACATATGAAGAGTTCAAAtttaaatggcaaaaataaaataaacatatgcaAATATCCTTAGTAAACTGctgacaataaaaatataaatgatgaaaatgaatcTAGGGAGGCTGTGTGGatattaataaattttgaaaaaccaggattttaatttaattgcTCTTCACTGATATGCCTCGAATTCATGAAACAGggacttttatattttcatttccttgagaaAAACATAGTCTTCCTTGCCATGTCCATGAAGGCTCTCTTGACTTGCTGATTCCTAAGAGTGTAGAtaaaggggttcagcatgggtgcTACTGAGGTATTTAGCACAGCCACTCCCTTGCTCAAAGAGACCCTGTCTTTTGCAGATGGATTCACATACATGAAAATGCAGCTGCCATAAGAGATGGAGATGACAATCATGTGGGACGAACACGTGGAAAAGGCCTTTGTCCTCTGAGTAGTAGAAGGGATCCTCAAAATTGTTCTGATGACATATGTGTAGGACAGAATTATTAATGCTAAAGTGAACAAGAGGATAAACACAGCACAGGAAAACCCCAGTATCTCTAGGAATTTGGTGTCTGAACAAGAAAGGTATAATAAAGGGAAATAATCACAAGTAAAATGGTTGATAACATTGGACTTACAGTAATCAAGCTGTATGAAGAACATGAGTAATGGGAATATAATTAAGAATGAAGTCAGCCAAGAGGCCAAGACAAGCAGCGTGCAGACTCTGTGATTCATGATGGTCATGTAATGCAGTGGTTTGCAGATGGCAATGTAGCGGTCATAGGACATGGCAACCAGAAGGTAAAACTCAGTAactcccaagaaaatgaaaaaaaataactgagtcATACAATTATTAAAAGAGATGGTTTTATCTCCCGTAATAATGGTGGCCAAGAACTTGGGAATAGTGACAGTTGTGAATGAAACTTCCAATATGGAGAAACTCctgaggaagaaatacatgggggtCTGGAGGTGGATATCCAGCAGGGTCAGGGTGATAATGGTCAAGTTCCCAGTGATGCTGAGCATGTAGGTGATGAGCAGAAAGACAAAGATCACAACCTGAAGTTGTGGGTCATCCGACAGTCCCAGAAGGATAAAATCtcttatttctgtgttgtttctcattttacttcttcttttaagTAACCGTCAGAATAAAACACAAAGGGAAGACACAAAAAAGGGGATTATCCATGTATAACAATGGGATTTGTCTCTGAAAGTAAACTTACTATGCCATGCTAACATAATTCaggagatttttaaaagcaagttaaaaaaaataggtaacTTACTTTAAAGTAAGTTTTTACCATATGCCAGTATGTGTGTTTCACATAGAATATTTCTTTATCAAATCCCTGTTTTACAGGTTGCAATCAgagtagaaataattttaaaaaatcttatccaAATCACATACCTGAATTGAAAAGGGAGGGATTATCACCTATATCTTTCCAAAACCTaggaaatacagtaaaataaatgcTACCTGTTGACTTGTAAaatgccccaccccccactcttgGAGGATTCCCTCCTGTTGGGAAAGACTTCGTCTTTTTTCAAGCCCCATAAAATCATCCTATCCTAGTTTGTGTCAGCTGGTTCCTTGTGTTGTTATTCTCTACTGTAATATAGAAAATCTAAATGTGTCAGGAAAAAGTCAACCAGTGAATATGTCTCCAAAATAAAAGTCATTGGAATGAAATCTTTAATAACATGACAGATTTCTAAGTTTCCACTCAGACTTATATTAACTTCCCAACCTCATACTCCTCTTCTGAGGCCCCAGTTAATAGAATAAAGGAATGCAGATAATGGATTTGCTTCAGCAGTCTTCTCAGATATTAGACAGTCTAGAGAGGAGGCAGAGTGGATGTTTGGTAGATTGCATCTGTGTTATGAGTTAAGGAAACCAAAatgtgttgttcagtctccaaatcatgtccaacttgttgtgaccccgtggactgcagcatgccagacttccctgtccctcactatctcccagagtttgctcaagttcatgtctattgcattggtgatgtcatccatgcCATCATGCCATGGTGATGCCATTCCTCTgacgtcctcttctccttctgtcctcaatctttcccagcatcatagtcttttccaatgactcagctcttggcatcaactggccaaattattgaagcttTAAGTAGATAGCAGCAACGGAGCTGCTCTGGTACatcagtcagctcagttcagttcagttgctcaggcctgtccgactttttgcgatcccatgaattgcagcatgccaggcctccctgtccatcaccaactcctggagttcactcagtctcacgtacatcgagtcagtgatgccttccagccatcatcctctgtcatcctcttctcctcctgaccccaatccctcccagcatcagagtcttttccaatgagtcaactctgcatgacaTGGccgaaatactggagtttcagctttagcatcattccttccaaagaagacccaggactcatctttagaatggaccggttggatctccttgcagtccaagggactctcaagagtcttctccaacaccacagttcaaaagcatcaattcttcagtgctcagctttcttcacagttgaactcttatatccatacataactactgggaaaaccacagccttgactagatggaagtTTGTTGATTCCTATGCAGCTCTGCTACATAGGAAATCTCAAACAAGAAT
It includes:
- the LOC133248891 gene encoding olfactory receptor 6C1-like; amino-acid sequence: MRNNTEIRDFILLGLSDDPQLQVVIFVFLLITYMLSITGNLTIITLTLLDIHLQTPMYFFLRSFSILEVSFTTVTIPKFLATIITGDKTISFNNCMTQLFFFIFLGVTEFYLLVAMSYDRYIAICKPLHYMTIMNHRVCTLLVLASWLTSFLIIFPLLMFFIQLDYCKSNVINHFTCDYFPLLYLSCSDTKFLEILGFSCAVFILLFTLALIILSYTYVIRTILRIPSTTQRTKAFSTCSSHMIVISISYGSCIFMYVNPSAKDRVSLSKGVAVLNTSVAPMLNPFIYTLRNQQVKRAFMDMARKTMFFSRK